The genomic DNA ATTATCTTTCCTTGCAGACATCGGCGAAAAGTACTGCCAACAGTCGGCCTTGGCCCTGCTGGACAACAAAACACCGTGGGATATGCGTCGACCGCTGCGCGATTCGTGTACGCTGCAGCTGCTTAACTTTACCGCGCCCGAACCACACATCGCGAACAAAGCGTTCTGGCGATCCTGTTCCTTCCTGCTGGGGGCTGTACTGCAGGCGAGCTTTAAACCGGAAGCGGGACTCTTCCTGCACAGCTTCCCCAAACCAAACGGTGAGTATAGGCAACAGCCACATTTATGCCACCGGCTTCGTTCGTTAACATctcttttcccccttttgttTACAGTAAAATCTGGCAGCTTCGTGCACGATATCGTGCTGGTCGAAGAGCACTGGAATCCAACCGTGTCCGAGCTGCGTGCACTATCGATCGCAATGGTGAAACTCGCACAGAAAAATCTTCCAATCGAGCGGCTCGATGTGAGCAGCGAGCTGGCGCTGGAAATGTTTCACGATAATCCGTACAAACGCGAACAGATACCGAGCGTGGCTGGACAGAACAATGGGCAGGTGACGGTGTACCGGGTGGGTGAGCATGTGGACATAAGCAAAGGGCCAATGATGGGTTCGAGCGGTTTG from Anopheles stephensi strain Indian chromosome 2, UCI_ANSTEP_V1.0, whole genome shotgun sequence includes the following:
- the LOC118503414 gene encoding 39S ribosomal protein L39, mitochondrial isoform X2 produces the protein MSLNVHRIRSPAFQLHHALKKHYSVAAATKGTAKASELFSDEQRRQRENVGRIEKIEVRYLGLPHDTTLVMNRELSTPYDCARHIGEKYCQQSALALLDNKTPWDMRRPLRDSCTLQLLNFTAPEPHIANKAFWRSCSFLLGAVLQASFKPEAGLFLHSFPKPNVKSGSFVHDIVLVEEHWNPTVSELRALSIAMVKLAQKNLPIERLDVSSELALEMFHDNPYKREQIPSVAGQNNGQVTVYRVGEHVDISKGPMMGSSGLLGRCTISVAHPVKEGSESGKHFYRMQGVALPAVLRIGHFAYNILENRSRKLNPAKLPNEPFEDTVAEQVA
- the LOC118503414 gene encoding 39S ribosomal protein L39, mitochondrial isoform X1 produces the protein MSLNVHRIRSPAFQLHHALKKHYSVAAATKGTAKASELFSDEQRRQRENVGRIEKIEVRYLGLPHDTTLVMNRELSTPYDCARHIGEKYCQQSALALLDNKTPWDMRRPLRDSCTLQLLNFTAPEPHIANKAFWRSCSFLLGAVLQASFKPEAGLFLHSFPKPNGEYRQQPHLCHRLRSLTSLFPLLFTVKSGSFVHDIVLVEEHWNPTVSELRALSIAMVKLAQKNLPIERLDVSSELALEMFHDNPYKREQIPSVAGQNNGQVTVYRVGEHVDISKGPMMGSSGLLGRCTISVAHPVKEGSESGKHFYRMQGVALPAVLRIGHFAYNILENRSRKLNPAKLPNEPFEDTVAEQVA